A single Tamandua tetradactyla isolate mTamTet1 chromosome X, mTamTet1.pri, whole genome shotgun sequence DNA region contains:
- the LOC143670400 gene encoding heat shock transcription factor, X-linked member 3-like: protein MATQDTKEKNKVKLPPSIDGEREGGSPCKYPVDLNMDSREFLEGHNDQSANSGPAFPDNPQPQDQNQSKENEEEANVLGLAFPRKLWMIVENDAFKSVRWNDRGDTVIIDADLFQTEILHRRGAERFFETDSWKTFIRELNLYGFGKIHQTNSSDHSPENKRIMIYHNSNFKRDNPLLLQNIQRKFNFPKSIAQPQIYTPSPKRPKLAATRHSPRFQKDNSMQETNQTSHNTSPNVQGPRGSPAFMASNVWSLSSVIGRSMENCPPTQSNVPSEEGTSQQAIPANLAAAGPAGAGALPMGPTDYPDSASIMHLFNTCYSIMMGALSVMALNEPFDEQQESPSDYHCVLCEQFKDQPPP from the exons ATGGCTACTCAGgataccaaagagaaaaataaagtcaagcTTCCTCCATCTATTGATGGAGAACGAGAAGGAGGGAGtccatgtaaatatcctgttGATCTGAATATGGATTCCAGGGAGTTCCTGGAAGGGCACAATGACCAAAGTGCGAACTCAGGTCCAGCCTTCCCAGACAACCCGCAACCACAGGACCAAaaccaaagcaaagaaaatgaggaagaagcCAATGTTCTTGGGCTTGCCTTCCCAAGAAAGCTTTGGATGATAGTGGAGAATGACGCATTCAAGTCTGTGCGCTGGAACGACAGAGGGGACACTGTGATCATCGACGCAGATCTTTTTCAGACGGAAATTCTTCATCGGAGAGGCGCAGAGAGATTTTTTGAAACAGACAGCTGGAAGACTTTCATTCGAGAACTTAACCTCTATGGATTCGGCAAAATACACCAAACCAACTCTTCAGATCACTCTCCAGAGAACAAGAGAATCATG atCTACCACAACTCAAATTTCAAGAGAGACAACCCTCTGCTCCTCcaaaatattcagagaaaattcaacttccccaaaagTATTGCCCAGCCACAGATCTATACACCATCTCCAAAGAGACCGAAGCTGGCTGCTACAAGACACTCGCCGAGATTCCAGAAGGATAACTCCATGCAAGAAACCAACCAAACTTCGCATAACACCTCCCCAAATGTTCAGGGACCCAGGGGCAGCCCGGCCTTTATGGCCTCTAATGTCTGGTCTTTGAGCAGTGTAATTGGGCGTTCCATGGAAAACTGTCCCCCTACTCAGTCAAATGTTCCAAGTGAGGAGGGCACCTCCCAACAAGCTATACCTGCAAATCTGGCTGCTGCCGGACCCGCAGGTGCAGGGGCACTGCCCATGGGCCCCACAGATTACCCAGATAGTGCTTCCATAATGCACCTGTTCAATACCTGTTACTCCATCATGATGGGTGCCCTTTCAGTCATGGCTCTAAATGAGCCCTTTGACGAGCAACAGGAGAGTCCCTCTGATTACCACTGCGTGCTGTGTGAGCAGTTCAAGGACCAACCACCTCCATAA